AGGCATTCCCTCAGGCCGCACCCATACCGGCCAGAAACTTGACGTCATGGTGTCTCTGTTCGGCAAACTGCCCAAGCAGCCCTATCACATGGAAATACTGGAATGCGACGACGAGCGCCATGTGTTGCGTACCAGTGAAAAGGGCTCGGGCGTAAAAAGCTGGAAACACACGCTGACGGTCGAGAAAACGGCGAATGGCAGTCGGCTGACGGACAGTATCGAGATCGACGCGGGCCTCATCACACCGCTTGTCGCCTTGTGGGCGAAATATCTTTACAGCGCCCGCCACAAGCCGCGCATGAGGTTGCTGACAGCGGACGCGACTGAACCGACCTAAACCTCTCCGCTGAGAACCGATCGCAGGGTTTTGAAGGCTTCTTCCATCTTGTCTTCGGGCACTGCCGCATACCCCATAACGAAGCCACTTTTTGCAGAACCCGCCAGCCCGTAGTAGGAGAGCGGAACAAGGCTCAGCCCCCTATCCGCTGCCTGTGCGGCGATCCCTAGATCGTCCATGGGAA
This portion of the Hoeflea prorocentri genome encodes:
- a CDS encoding SRPBCC family protein; the protein is MTLVTVVNDYPVDADRLWAVATDYDALCEIMKGIVEFEGIPSGRTHTGQKLDVMVSLFGKLPKQPYHMEILECDDERHVLRTSEKGSGVKSWKHTLTVEKTANGSRLTDSIEIDAGLITPLVALWAKYLYSARHKPRMRLLTADATEPT